One window of the Pseudanabaenaceae cyanobacterium SKYG29 genome contains the following:
- a CDS encoding DUF1830 domain-containing protein has protein sequence MAQIFDPIPSNLQEITCLYVNATSKVQVIRITNIPNWYFERVVFPGQNLIFKAVEGSLLEVHTGMMASAILSDTIPCSQLQIQEEVTDTPSWVPRVPCNPVSAG, from the coding sequence ATGGCGCAAATTTTTGATCCTATTCCCAGCAACCTGCAGGAAATTACCTGCCTCTACGTCAACGCCACCAGTAAAGTCCAAGTGATTAGGATCACCAATATCCCCAACTGGTACTTCGAGCGGGTGGTATTTCCAGGACAAAATCTTATCTTCAAGGCAGTGGAGGGAAGCCTCCTAGAGGTACATACTGGCATGATGGCAAGTGCTATTCTCTCAGACACAATCCCCTGCAGTCAGTTGCAAATCCAAGAGGAAGTTACTGATACCCCTAGTTGGGTGCCCCGTGTTCCCTGCAATCCCGTATCCGCTGGATAA